In a genomic window of Oncorhynchus keta strain PuntledgeMale-10-30-2019 unplaced genomic scaffold, Oket_V2 Un_scaffold_2149_pilon_pilon, whole genome shotgun sequence:
- the LOC118379471 gene encoding sugar transporter SWEET1-like isoform X2 → MEFLQFLSWACIVFTVGMFSTGLTDLKKMRASKSADNVQFLPFLTTCLNNLGWLYYGILKTDGTLVLVNTIGACLQSLYILSYCHYTNDKRRVTSQTLLAGGVVCGGWLYFSVVLPQGESQLAQLGLTCSLFTISMYLSPLADLMEIVRTGSVERLSFSLTVATFLTSTSWTLYGLQLQDYYIMVPNTPGIVTSLIRFFLFWRFESVNQGVPSYKLIEI, encoded by the exons ATGGAGTTTTTGCAGTTTCTATCATGGGCGTGCATCGTATTTACAGTCGGGATGTTCTCGACTGGACT gacggACCTGAAGAAGATGAGAGCTTCCAAAAGTGCAGATAACGTCCAgttcctccccttcctcaccaCATGCCTCAa taacctgggCTGGCTGTATTATGGGATACTGAAGACGGATGGGACTCTGGTCCTGGTTAACACCATAGGAGCCTGTCTACAGTCCCTCTACATCCTCTCCTACTGCCACTACACCAATGACAAG AGGCGAGTGACCTCTCAGACGTTACTAGCAGGAGGAGTGGTCTGTGGAGGCTGGCTGTACTTCAGTGTTGTCCTGCCTCAGGGAGAGTCTCAGCTGGCCCAGCTAGGTCTCACCTGCAGCCTGTTCACTATCAGCATGTACCTGAGTCCACTCGCTGACCTG aTGGAGATAGTGCGTACTGGTAGTGTGGAGCGTTTGTCCTTCTCTTTGACTGTAGCTACCTTCCTCACCTCAACATCCTGGACGCTCTATGGACTACAGCTGCAAGACTActatatcatg GTTCCAAACACGCCAGGCATTGTGACCAGTCTCATCCGGTTCTTCCTGTTCTGGAGATTTGAATCTGTCAATCAAGGCGTGCCATCCTATAAGCTCATCGAAATTTAA
- the LOC118379471 gene encoding sugar transporter SWEET1-like isoform X3, with product MEFLQFLSWACIVFTVGMFSTGLTDLKKMRASKSADNVQFLPFLTTCLNNLGWLYYGILKTDGTLVLVNTIGACLQSLYILSYCHYTNDKMEIVRTGSVERLSFSLTVATFLTSTSWTLYGLQLQDYYIMVPNTPGIVTSLIRFFLFWRFESVNQGVPSYKLIEI from the exons ATGGAGTTTTTGCAGTTTCTATCATGGGCGTGCATCGTATTTACAGTCGGGATGTTCTCGACTGGACT gacggACCTGAAGAAGATGAGAGCTTCCAAAAGTGCAGATAACGTCCAgttcctccccttcctcaccaCATGCCTCAa taacctgggCTGGCTGTATTATGGGATACTGAAGACGGATGGGACTCTGGTCCTGGTTAACACCATAGGAGCCTGTCTACAGTCCCTCTACATCCTCTCCTACTGCCACTACACCAATGACAAG aTGGAGATAGTGCGTACTGGTAGTGTGGAGCGTTTGTCCTTCTCTTTGACTGTAGCTACCTTCCTCACCTCAACATCCTGGACGCTCTATGGACTACAGCTGCAAGACTActatatcatg GTTCCAAACACGCCAGGCATTGTGACCAGTCTCATCCGGTTCTTCCTGTTCTGGAGATTTGAATCTGTCAATCAAGGCGTGCCATCCTATAAGCTCATCGAAATTTAA
- the LOC118379471 gene encoding NADH-ubiquinone oxidoreductase chain 5-like isoform X1: MCIMCLFVVFGSYVFMCTMCLFGSYVFMCTMCLFVVFGSYVFMFTMCLFGSYVFMCTMCLFVVFGSYVFMFTMCLFGSYVFMCTMCLFGSYVFMCTMCLFGSYVFMCTMCLFGSYVFMCTMCLFGSYVFMCTMCLFVVFGSYVFMCTMCLFGSYVFMCIMCLFGSYVFMCIMCLFGSYVFMCTMCLFGSYVFMCIMCLFGSYVFMCIMCLFGSYVFMCIMCLFGSYVFMCIMCLFGSYFFMCIMCLFGSYVFMCTMCLFGSYVFMCTMCLFGSYVFMCTMCLFVVFGSYVFMCIMCLFGSYVFMCIMCLFVVFGSYVFMFTMCLFVVFGSYVFMCIMCLFGSYVFMCIMCLFVVFGSYVFMCIMCLFGSYVFMCIMCLFVVFGSYVFMCTMCLFGSYFFMCTMCLFGSYVFMCTMCLFGSYVFMCIMCLFVVFGSYVFMCTMCLFGSYFFMCTMCLFGSYVFMCTMCLFGSYVFMCTMCLFGSYVFMCTMCLFGSYVFMCTMCLFVFIGLRLSKLNIL; this comes from the coding sequence ATGTGCATAATGTGTTTATTTGTTGTATTTGGGTCATATGTCTTCATGTGCACAATGTGTTTATTTGGGTCGTATGTCTTCATGTGCACAATGTGTTTATTTGTTGTATTTGGGTCGTATGTCTTCATGTTCACTATGTGTTTATTTGGGTCGTATGTCTTCATGTGCACAATGTGTTTATTTGTTGTATTTGGGTCGTATGTCTTCATGTTCACAATGTGTTTATTTGGGTCGTATGTCTTCATGTGTACAATGTGTTTATTTGGGTCGTATGTCTTCATGTGTACAATGTGTTTATTTGGGTCGTATGTCTTCATGTGCACAATGTGTTTATTTGGGTCGTATGTCTTCATGTGTACAATGTGTTTATTTGGGTCGTATGTCTTCATGTGCACAATGTGTTTATTTGTTGTATTTGGGTCGTATGTCTTCATGTGCACAATGTGTTTATTTGGGTCGTATGTCTTCATGTGCATAATGTGTTTATTTGGGTCGTATGTCTTCATGTGCATAATGTGTTTATTTGGGTCGTATGTCTTCATGTGCACAATGTGTTTATTTGGGTCGTATGTCTTCATGTGCATAATGTGTTTATTTGGGTCGTATGTCTTCATGTGCATAATGTGTTTATTTGGGTCGTATGTCTTCATGTGCATAATGTGTTTATTTGGGTCGTATGTCTTCATGTGCATAATGTGTTTATTTGGGTCGTATTTCTTCATGTGCATAATGTGTTTATTTGGGTCGTATGTCTTCATGTGCACAATGTGTTTATTTGGGTCGTATGTCTTCATGTGCACAATGTGTTTATTTGGGTCGTATGTCTTCATGTGCACAATGTGTTTATTTGTTGTATTTGGGTCGTATGTCTTCATGTGCATAATGTGTTTATTTGGGTCGTATGTCTTCATGTGCATAATGTGTTTATTTGTTGTATTTGGGTCGTATGTCTTCATGTTCACAATGTGTTTATTTGTTGTATTTGGGTCGTATGTCTTCATGTGCATAATGTGTTTATTTGGGTCGTATGTCTTCATGTGCATAATGTGTTTATTTGTTGTATTTGGGTCGTATGTCTTCATGTGCATAATGTGTTTATTTGGGTCGTATGTCTTCATGTGCATAATGTGTTTATTTGTTGTATTTGGGTCGTATGTCTTCATGTGTACAATGTGTTTATTTGGGTCGTATTTCTTCATGTGCACAATGTGTTTATTTGGGTCGTATGTCTTCATGTGCACAATGTGTTTATTTGGGTCGTATGTCTTCATGTGCATAATGTGTTTATTTGTTGTATTTGGGTCGTATGTCTTCATGTGTACAATGTGTTTATTTGGGTCGTATTTCTTCATGTGCACAATGTGTTTATTTGGGTCGTATGTCTTCATGTGTACAATGTGTTTATTTGGGTCGTATGTCTTCATGTGTACAATGTGTTTATTTGGGTCGTATGTCTTCATGTGCACAATGTGTTTATTTGGGTCGTATGTCTTCATGTGCACaatgtgtttatttgtttttattgGTTTACGTTTGTCCAAACTAAATATACTGTAA